In Streptomyces sp. NBC_00569, a single genomic region encodes these proteins:
- the pgi gene encoding glucose-6-phosphate isomerase translates to MNAESRTRLNQMPEWTALAKHREELGDVQLRELFAADPARGSGYTLEVGDLHVDYSKHLVTDETLRLLRELAAATDVFGLRDAMFRGEKINTTEDRAVLHTALRAPRDAVIEVDGVDVVPQVHAVLDKMAVFAGKVRSGEWTGHTGKRIKNVVNIGIGGSDLGPAMAYEVLRSFTDRDLTVRFVSNVDGADLHEAVRDLDPAETLFIIASKTFTTIETITNATSARNWLLTGLRAGQDAVAKHFVALSTNAEKVSDFGIDTANMFEFWDWVGGRYSYDSAIGLSLMIAIGPDAFREMLDGFHLVDEHFRTAPAEANVPLLMGLLGIWYGNFHDAQSHAVLPYSHYLSKFTAYLQQLDMESNGKSVTRDGTQVDWQTGPVVWGTPGTNGQHAYYQLIHQGTKLIPADFIGFAEPVADLLPGLVAQHDLLMANFFAQTQALAFGKTPAEVRAEGVPDELVPHKTFQGNHPTTTILAKRLTPFVLGQLIALYEHKVFVQGAVWNIDSFDQWGVELGKVLAKRVEPALTQGADVPGLDPSTKALVAKYRELRGR, encoded by the coding sequence ATGAACGCAGAAAGCCGTACCAGGCTCAATCAGATGCCCGAGTGGACGGCGCTCGCCAAGCACCGGGAAGAACTCGGAGACGTGCAGCTGCGTGAGCTGTTCGCCGCCGATCCGGCGCGCGGCTCCGGCTACACGCTCGAGGTCGGTGACCTGCACGTCGACTACTCCAAGCACCTCGTCACGGACGAGACGCTGCGCCTGCTGCGCGAGCTCGCCGCCGCGACCGACGTGTTCGGGCTGCGGGACGCCATGTTCCGTGGCGAGAAGATCAACACGACGGAGGACCGGGCCGTGCTGCACACGGCGCTGCGGGCCCCGCGTGACGCGGTGATCGAGGTCGACGGTGTGGATGTCGTCCCGCAGGTGCATGCCGTTCTCGACAAGATGGCCGTGTTCGCGGGCAAGGTCCGTTCGGGGGAGTGGACGGGCCACACCGGCAAGCGGATCAAGAACGTCGTGAACATCGGTATCGGCGGCTCGGACCTCGGTCCCGCGATGGCGTACGAGGTGCTTCGCTCCTTCACCGACCGGGACCTGACGGTCCGTTTCGTGTCGAACGTGGACGGTGCGGACCTGCACGAGGCCGTGCGTGATCTCGACCCCGCCGAGACGCTGTTCATCATCGCCTCGAAGACGTTCACGACGATCGAGACGATCACCAACGCGACCTCCGCGCGCAACTGGCTCCTCACCGGACTGAGGGCCGGCCAGGATGCCGTGGCCAAGCACTTCGTGGCCCTGTCGACGAACGCCGAGAAGGTCTCCGACTTCGGCATCGACACGGCCAACATGTTCGAGTTCTGGGACTGGGTCGGCGGGCGCTACTCCTACGACTCGGCGATCGGCCTCTCGCTGATGATCGCGATCGGCCCGGACGCGTTCCGCGAGATGCTCGACGGGTTCCACCTCGTCGACGAGCACTTCCGCACCGCCCCCGCCGAGGCGAACGTCCCCCTTCTGATGGGTCTGTTGGGCATCTGGTACGGCAACTTCCACGACGCGCAGTCGCACGCGGTCCTGCCGTACTCGCACTACCTGTCCAAGTTCACGGCGTACCTCCAGCAGCTCGACATGGAATCGAACGGCAAGTCCGTCACGCGGGACGGCACTCAGGTCGACTGGCAGACAGGTCCCGTCGTCTGGGGCACTCCCGGCACCAACGGGCAGCATGCTTACTACCAACTGATCCACCAGGGAACGAAGTTGATCCCGGCGGACTTCATCGGGTTCGCCGAGCCCGTGGCGGACCTGCTGCCGGGACTCGTCGCACAGCACGACCTGTTGATGGCCAACTTCTTCGCGCAGACGCAGGCCCTCGCCTTCGGCAAGACCCCGGCCGAGGTCCGCGCCGAGGGCGTGCCCGACGAGCTCGTGCCGCACAAGACGTTCCAGGGTAACCACCCGACGACGACGATCCTCGCGAAGCGGCTCACGCCGTTCGTCCTGGGCCAGCTCATCGCCCTCTACGAGCACAAGGTGTTCGTCCAGGGCGCCGTCTGGAACATCGACTCCTTCGACCAGTGGGGCGTCGAACTCGGCAAGGTCCTCGCCAAGCGCGTCGAACCCGCCCTCACCCAGGGCGCCGACGTGCCGGGACTCGACCCGTCCACCAAGGCGCTGGTGGCCAAGTACCGTGAACTGCGCGGCCGTTGA
- a CDS encoding DUF2087 domain-containing protein translates to MDQLMSALADPERLKLYARIVLDELEPRAEDSPAVRKHLGRLVSTGLVERRADGTLRADPSVFRRERPAEIHPAVPRRLTGFFARGRLTSIPVRATVRHELLVHLTDTLFDTERTYTEGEVNSAFRTVHEDTSALRRYCVSDGLLVRERDGSSYRRAHA, encoded by the coding sequence ATGGACCAGCTCATGTCCGCGCTCGCCGACCCCGAACGACTGAAGCTCTACGCGCGGATCGTGCTGGACGAGCTGGAGCCCCGCGCCGAGGACTCCCCGGCCGTCCGCAAGCACCTGGGACGACTCGTCTCCACCGGGCTCGTCGAGCGACGGGCGGACGGGACGCTGCGGGCGGACCCCTCCGTGTTCCGCCGCGAGCGCCCGGCGGAGATCCATCCCGCCGTGCCGCGCCGCCTCACCGGGTTCTTCGCCCGCGGCCGCCTCACCTCGATCCCGGTCCGCGCCACCGTGCGCCACGAACTCCTCGTCCACCTCACGGACACGCTCTTCGACACCGAGCGCACCTACACCGAGGGCGAGGTCAACAGCGCGTTCCGCACCGTCCATGAGGACACCTCGGCGCTGCGCAGGTACTGCGTGAGCGACGGGCTGCTCGTACGGGAGCGCGACGGCAGCAGCTACCGCAGGGCGCACGCGTAG
- the pgl gene encoding 6-phosphogluconolactonase, whose translation MSTAPQLVVHRDKELMAQAAAARLITKIVDAQAARGYASVVLTGGRNGNGLLAALSAAPARDAVDWTRLDLWWGDERFLPDGDPERNYTQAREALLDSVPLNPDRVHPMPPSDGPYEVDAAAQVYAAELAAAAGPEDHGPVPTFDVLMLGVGPDTHVASLFPELPAVRETERTVVGVHGAPKPPPTRISLTLPAIRAAREVWLLAAGEDKAEAAAIALSGAGEIQAPAAGAYGRSRTLWLLDSAAASQLPPELHPPRVA comes from the coding sequence ATGAGCACGGCACCCCAGTTGGTGGTGCACCGCGACAAGGAGCTGATGGCGCAGGCCGCCGCGGCCCGGCTCATCACGAAGATCGTGGACGCCCAGGCCGCCCGCGGTTACGCGTCCGTCGTCCTGACGGGCGGGCGCAACGGCAACGGACTCCTGGCCGCCCTGTCGGCCGCTCCCGCCCGGGACGCGGTCGACTGGACGCGCCTCGACCTGTGGTGGGGCGACGAGCGGTTCCTGCCGGACGGCGACCCCGAGCGGAACTACACGCAGGCGCGCGAGGCGCTCCTCGACTCGGTGCCGCTGAACCCGGACCGGGTGCACCCGATGCCGCCTTCGGACGGCCCGTACGAGGTGGACGCCGCCGCACAGGTGTACGCCGCCGAACTGGCCGCCGCCGCGGGGCCGGAGGACCACGGTCCGGTGCCGACGTTCGACGTCCTGATGCTGGGGGTCGGCCCGGACACGCATGTCGCGTCCCTGTTCCCCGAGCTGCCGGCGGTCCGGGAGACCGAGCGCACCGTCGTCGGTGTGCACGGTGCGCCCAAGCCGCCGCCCACCCGCATCTCGCTCACGCTCCCGGCGATCCGGGCCGCCCGTGAGGTGTGGCTGCTCGCGGCGGGCGAGGACAAGGCGGAGGCCGCGGCGATCGCACTGTCCGGCGCGGGCGAGATCCAGGCGCCGGCCGCGGGCGCGTACGGCCGTTCGCGCACGCTGTGGCTGCTCGACTCGGCGGCTGCCTCGCAGCTTCCGCCCGAGCTGCACCCACCGCGCGTCGCCTGA
- the opcA gene encoding glucose-6-phosphate dehydrogenase assembly protein OpcA, with the protein MKIDLTDTTSSKINKALMNGRRSIGTPAVGMVLTLVIVTDEENAYDALKAANEASREHPSRTLVVIKRVSRSPRDRTTSRLDAEVRVGAEAGTGETVVLRLYGEVINHAQSVVLPLLLPDAPVVAWWPVNAPLDPAKDPLGALAQRRVTDTYAAEQPNDELEARAGAYTPGDTDLSWTRITPWRSMLAAALDQVTCKVNSVEVEGEEFNPSCELLAMWLAGRLDVPVKRSLSSGPGLTAVRMQTDCGAIVLDRPDGSLATLSIQGQPDRAVALKRRETSELIAEELRRLDPDDTYAAALKFGVDRLGDPADRATATDGQEPAASAAAPATAPAKKAAAKKAPAKSAAKKSASKAAAK; encoded by the coding sequence ATGAAGATCGACCTCACGGACACCACGTCCAGCAAGATCAACAAGGCGCTCATGAACGGCCGCCGCTCCATCGGCACCCCCGCCGTCGGCATGGTGCTCACCCTCGTCATCGTGACCGACGAGGAGAACGCTTACGACGCACTGAAGGCCGCCAACGAGGCGTCCCGCGAGCACCCCTCGCGCACCCTCGTGGTCATCAAGCGCGTCTCCCGCTCGCCGCGCGACCGCACGACGTCGAGGCTCGACGCCGAAGTGCGGGTCGGCGCGGAGGCGGGGACCGGCGAGACGGTCGTCCTGCGGCTGTACGGCGAGGTCATCAACCACGCCCAGTCGGTCGTCCTGCCGCTGCTCCTGCCGGACGCCCCGGTCGTGGCCTGGTGGCCGGTGAACGCGCCGCTCGATCCGGCCAAGGACCCGCTGGGCGCGCTCGCCCAGCGCCGTGTGACGGACACGTACGCGGCGGAGCAGCCCAACGACGAGCTGGAGGCCCGCGCCGGCGCCTACACGCCCGGTGACACGGACCTGTCGTGGACCCGGATCACGCCGTGGCGCTCCATGCTCGCCGCCGCTCTCGACCAGGTGACCTGCAAGGTCAACTCGGTGGAGGTGGAGGGTGAGGAGTTCAACCCGAGCTGCGAGCTGCTCGCCATGTGGCTCGCGGGCCGGCTCGACGTGCCCGTCAAGCGGTCGCTGTCGTCGGGCCCCGGCCTGACGGCCGTGCGCATGCAGACGGACTGCGGCGCCATCGTGCTCGACCGCCCGGACGGATCGCTGGCCACGCTGTCGATCCAGGGCCAGCCGGACCGCGCGGTGGCCCTCAAGCGCCGCGAGACGTCCGAGCTGATCGCGGAGGAGCTGCGCCGTCTCGACCCGGACGACACGTACGCGGCCGCGCTGAAGTTCGGCGTGGACCGGCTCGGCGACCCGGCGGACCGGGCGACGGCGACGGACGGGCAGGAGCCCGCGGCCTCCGCGGCCGCACCGGCCACCGCTCCCGCGAAGAAGGCGGCGGCCAAGAAGGCGCCCGCCAAGTCCGCCGCCAAGAAGTCCGCTTCGAAGGCGGCCGCCAAGTGA
- the zwf gene encoding glucose-6-phosphate dehydrogenase has protein sequence MTPVHGANPLRDAADRRLPRIAGPSGLVIFGVTGDLSRKKLMPAVYDLANRGLLPPGFSLIGFARREWEDEDFAQEVHDAVKEHARTPFREEVWQQLVQGMRFVQGNFDDDDAFERLKSTMQELDKAQGTGGNFAFYLSVPPKFFPQVVQQLKKHGLADAPEGSWRRAVIEKPFGHDLESAKELNAIVHEVFAPDQVFRIDHYLGKETVQNILALRFANTLFEPIWNRSYVDHVQITMAEDIGIGGRAGYYDGIGAARDVIQNHLLQLMALTAMEEPASFDADALVAEKAKVLGAVRLPKELGDHTVRGQYAAGWQGGEKAVGYLQEDGIDPKSKTDTYAAIKLSVDNRRWAGVPFYLRTGKRLGRRVTEIAVVFQRAPHSPFDHTATEELGQNAIVIRVQPDEGITVRFGSKVPGTSMEIRDVSMDFAYGESFTESSPEAYERLILDVLLGDSNLFPRTEEVELSWNILDPIEKYWDKHGKPAQYPAGTWGPAEADEMLARDGRSWRRP, from the coding sequence TTGACCCCAGTTCATGGAGCGAACCCGCTCCGTGACGCCGCAGACCGACGGCTCCCGCGTATCGCGGGGCCGTCGGGCCTGGTCATCTTCGGTGTCACGGGCGATTTGTCCCGTAAAAAGCTGATGCCCGCCGTTTATGACCTCGCCAACCGGGGTCTGCTTCCGCCGGGCTTCTCACTGATCGGCTTCGCCCGACGCGAATGGGAGGACGAGGACTTCGCGCAGGAGGTGCACGACGCAGTCAAGGAACACGCGCGTACGCCGTTCCGCGAGGAGGTCTGGCAGCAGCTCGTCCAGGGCATGCGCTTCGTCCAGGGCAACTTCGACGACGACGACGCCTTCGAGCGCCTGAAGTCGACGATGCAGGAGCTCGACAAGGCGCAGGGGACGGGCGGCAACTTCGCCTTCTACCTCTCCGTGCCCCCCAAGTTCTTCCCGCAGGTCGTGCAGCAGCTGAAGAAGCACGGCCTCGCGGACGCGCCCGAGGGTTCGTGGCGCCGCGCGGTCATCGAGAAGCCGTTCGGCCACGACCTCGAGTCGGCCAAGGAGCTGAACGCGATCGTGCACGAGGTGTTCGCCCCGGACCAGGTGTTCCGGATCGACCACTACCTCGGCAAGGAGACCGTCCAGAACATCCTGGCCCTGCGCTTCGCCAACACCCTCTTCGAGCCGATCTGGAACCGGTCGTACGTCGACCACGTGCAGATCACGATGGCCGAGGACATCGGCATCGGCGGCCGCGCCGGCTACTACGACGGCATCGGCGCCGCCCGTGACGTCATCCAGAACCACCTCCTCCAGCTCATGGCCCTCACCGCCATGGAGGAACCCGCCTCCTTCGACGCGGACGCGCTCGTCGCCGAGAAGGCCAAGGTGCTCGGCGCGGTCCGGCTCCCCAAGGAGCTCGGCGATCACACGGTCCGCGGCCAGTACGCGGCCGGGTGGCAGGGCGGCGAGAAGGCCGTCGGCTACCTCCAGGAAGACGGCATCGACCCCAAGTCGAAGACCGACACCTACGCGGCCATCAAGCTGTCGGTCGACAACCGCCGCTGGGCGGGCGTCCCCTTCTATCTGCGCACCGGCAAGCGTCTCGGCCGCCGCGTCACCGAGATCGCCGTCGTCTTCCAGCGCGCGCCCCACTCCCCCTTCGACCACACGGCGACGGAGGAGCTCGGCCAGAACGCGATCGTCATCCGCGTCCAGCCGGACGAGGGCATCACGGTCCGCTTCGGCTCCAAGGTGCCCGGCACCTCCATGGAGATCCGGGACGTGTCGATGGACTTCGCGTACGGCGAGTCCTTCACCGAGTCCAGCCCGGAGGCGTACGAGCGGCTGATCCTGGACGTCCTGCTCGGCGACTCGAACCTCTTCCCGCGCACGGAGGAGGTCGAGCTGTCCTGGAACATCCTCGACCCGATCGAGAAGTACTGGGACAAGCACGGCAAGCCGGCCCAGTACCCGGCCGGCACGTGGGGGCCCGCCGAGGCGGACGAGATGCTCGCACGAGACGGACGGAGCTGGCGCCGGCCATGA
- the tal gene encoding transaldolase: protein MTDALKRLSEEGVAIWLDDLSRKRITSGNLAELIDQQHIVGVTTNPSIFQKAISHGDGYEQQLADLANRKVTVDEAIRMITTADVRDAADILRPVFDATEGQDGRVSIEVDPRLAHNTAATVAEAKQLAWLVDRPNTLIKIPATKAGLPAITEVIGKGISVNVTLIFSLERYREVMDAYLAGLEKAKAAGLDLSKIHSVASFFVSRVDSEIDKRLDALGTDEAKALKGKAALANARLAYEAFEEVFSSDRWAALDKAQANKQRPLWASTGVKDPAYKDTLYVVDLVAPGTVNTMPEATLDATADHGEITGNTIAGTYDQSRTEIAAVEKLGISYDDVVQVLEDEGVDKFEASWNDLLKSTEAELQRLAPSEG from the coding sequence ATGACAGACGCACTGAAGCGCCTCTCCGAAGAGGGCGTCGCGATCTGGCTGGACGACCTGTCGCGCAAGCGGATCACCTCCGGCAACCTTGCCGAGCTGATCGACCAGCAGCACATCGTGGGCGTCACGACCAACCCGTCGATCTTCCAGAAGGCGATCTCGCACGGTGACGGTTACGAGCAGCAGCTCGCCGACCTCGCCAACCGCAAGGTCACCGTCGACGAGGCCATCCGCATGATCACGACGGCGGACGTCCGTGACGCCGCCGACATCCTGCGTCCGGTCTTCGACGCGACCGAGGGCCAGGACGGCCGCGTGTCGATCGAGGTCGATCCGCGCCTCGCCCACAACACGGCGGCCACCGTCGCCGAGGCCAAGCAGCTGGCCTGGCTCGTGGACCGTCCCAACACGCTCATCAAGATCCCGGCGACGAAGGCGGGCCTGCCCGCGATCACCGAGGTCATCGGCAAGGGCATCAGCGTGAACGTGACGCTGATCTTCTCGCTGGAGCGCTACCGCGAGGTCATGGACGCGTACCTGGCGGGCCTGGAGAAGGCGAAGGCCGCGGGCCTGGACCTCTCCAAGATCCACTCGGTGGCGTCCTTCTTCGTGTCCCGTGTGGACTCGGAGATCGACAAGCGCCTGGACGCCCTCGGCACCGACGAGGCCAAGGCCCTCAAGGGCAAGGCCGCGCTGGCCAACGCCCGTCTTGCCTACGAGGCGTTCGAGGAGGTCTTCTCCTCCGACCGCTGGGCCGCGCTCGACAAGGCGCAGGCCAACAAGCAGCGCCCCCTGTGGGCGTCGACCGGCGTGAAGGACCCGGCGTACAAGGACACCCTGTACGTCGTGGACCTGGTCGCGCCGGGCACCGTCAACACCATGCCGGAGGCCACGCTCGACGCGACCGCCGACCACGGTGAGATCACCGGCAACACGATCGCCGGGACGTACGACCAGTCCCGCACGGAGATCGCGGCTGTCGAGAAGCTCGGCATCTCGTACGACGACGTCGTGCAGGTGCTCGAGGACGAGGGCGTCGACAAGTTCGAGGCGTCCTGGAACGACCTGCTCAAGTCGACCGAGGCGGAGCTCCAGCGCCTCGCCCCTTCGGAGGGCTGA
- the tkt gene encoding transketolase yields the protein MSTKPTTTDLQWTELDQRAVDTARVLAADAVQKVGNGHPGTAMSLAPAAYTLFQKVMRHDPADADWLGRDRFVLSAGHSSLTLYIQLYLAGFGLQLDDLKAFRTWGSKTPGHPEYGHTTGVETTTGPLGQGVANAVGMAMAARFERGLFDPEAAPGTSPFDHHIFAIAGDGCLQEGISSEASSMAGHQKLGNLVLLWDDNHISIEGDTETAVSEDTMKRYEAYGWHVQRVEPKENGDLDPEALFAAIEAAKAETERPSFIAMRSIIAWPAPNAQNTEAAHGSALGDDEVAATKRVLGFDPEKSFEVADEVIAHTREALDRGREAKAEWEKSFAAWRTANPERASEYDRIEATDLPEGWESHLPTFETGKGVATRAASGKVLQALGPVIPELWGGSADLAGSNNTTIDKTSSFLPADNPLPEADPYGRTIHFGIREHSMAAEMNGIALHGNTRIYGGTFLVFSDYMRNSVRLSALMHLPVTYVWTHDSIGLGEDGPTHQPVEHLAALRAIPGLNVVRPADANETVIAWREILKRYTKVFGKGAPHGLVLTRQGVPTYEANEDAAKGGYVLLDAEGGRPQVILIGTGSEVQLAVEAREQLQAEGIPTRVVSMPSVEWFDEQDQEYKDSVLSPSVKARVAVEAGIGLTWHRFVGDAGRIVSLEHFGASADGKVLFREFGFTGDAVAAAARESLAATQR from the coding sequence GTGAGCACCAAGCCGACCACCACAGACCTCCAGTGGACCGAGTTGGACCAGCGGGCCGTTGACACCGCTCGCGTCCTGGCCGCGGACGCCGTACAGAAGGTCGGTAACGGCCATCCGGGTACGGCGATGAGCCTGGCACCGGCCGCGTACACCCTCTTTCAGAAGGTGATGCGGCACGACCCGGCGGACGCCGACTGGCTCGGGCGCGACCGGTTCGTGCTGTCCGCGGGACACTCGTCCCTGACCCTTTACATCCAGCTGTACCTGGCCGGTTTCGGTCTCCAGCTCGATGACCTGAAGGCGTTCCGTACCTGGGGCAGCAAGACCCCGGGTCACCCGGAGTACGGGCACACCACGGGTGTGGAGACGACGACCGGGCCGCTCGGCCAGGGTGTCGCCAACGCCGTGGGCATGGCGATGGCCGCCCGTTTCGAGCGCGGACTGTTCGACCCGGAGGCGGCCCCCGGCACCTCCCCGTTCGACCACCACATCTTCGCGATCGCCGGCGACGGCTGCCTCCAGGAGGGCATCTCCTCCGAGGCGTCCTCGATGGCCGGTCACCAGAAGCTCGGCAACCTCGTCCTGCTCTGGGACGACAACCACATCTCGATCGAGGGTGACACGGAGACCGCGGTCTCCGAGGACACCATGAAGCGGTACGAGGCCTACGGCTGGCACGTGCAGCGCGTGGAGCCGAAGGAGAACGGCGACCTCGACCCCGAGGCGCTGTTCGCCGCGATCGAGGCCGCGAAGGCCGAGACGGAGCGTCCGTCCTTCATCGCGATGCGCTCGATCATCGCCTGGCCCGCGCCGAACGCGCAGAACACCGAGGCCGCGCACGGCTCGGCGCTCGGCGACGACGAGGTCGCGGCCACCAAGCGGGTGCTCGGCTTCGACCCGGAGAAGTCGTTCGAGGTCGCCGACGAGGTCATCGCGCACACGCGTGAGGCCCTGGACCGCGGTCGCGAGGCGAAGGCCGAGTGGGAGAAGTCGTTCGCCGCCTGGCGCACGGCCAACCCGGAGCGCGCCTCCGAGTACGACCGCATCGAGGCGACCGACCTGCCCGAGGGCTGGGAGTCGCACCTGCCGACCTTCGAGACCGGCAAGGGTGTCGCCACCCGCGCCGCGTCCGGCAAGGTCCTCCAGGCGCTCGGCCCGGTCATCCCCGAACTGTGGGGCGGCTCCGCCGACCTGGCGGGCTCGAACAACACGACGATCGACAAGACGTCGTCGTTCCTGCCGGCGGACAACCCGCTGCCGGAGGCCGACCCGTACGGCCGCACGATCCACTTCGGCATCCGCGAGCACTCGATGGCCGCGGAGATGAACGGCATCGCGCTGCACGGCAACACCCGCATCTACGGCGGCACCTTCCTGGTGTTCTCCGACTACATGCGCAACTCGGTCCGCCTCTCCGCGCTGATGCACCTGCCGGTCACGTACGTGTGGACCCACGACTCCATCGGTCTGGGCGAGGACGGTCCGACGCACCAGCCGGTCGAACACCTGGCCGCGCTGCGCGCGATCCCCGGTCTGAACGTCGTCCGCCCCGCGGACGCCAACGAGACCGTGATCGCCTGGCGCGAGATCCTCAAGCGGTACACGAAGGTGTTCGGCAAGGGCGCTCCGCACGGCCTCGTGCTGACCCGCCAGGGCGTGCCGACGTACGAGGCGAACGAGGACGCGGCCAAGGGTGGTTACGTCCTGCTCGACGCCGAGGGCGGCCGGCCGCAGGTGATCCTCATCGGTACCGGTTCCGAGGTGCAGCTCGCCGTCGAGGCGCGTGAGCAGCTTCAGGCCGAGGGCATCCCGACGCGAGTCGTGTCCATGCCGTCGGTGGAGTGGTTCGACGAGCAGGACCAGGAGTACAAGGACTCGGTCCTGTCGCCGTCGGTCAAGGCGCGCGTCGCGGTCGAGGCCGGTATCGGTCTGACGTGGCACCGCTTCGTCGGTGACGCCGGACGCATTGTTTCGCTGGAGCACTTCGGTGCTTCCGCCGACGGCAAGGTCCTCTTCCGGGAGTTCGGCTTCACTGGTGACGCCGTGGCCGCGGCCGCCCGGGAATCCCTCGCCGCAACCCAGCGCTGA
- a CDS encoding heme o synthase translates to MCVTAVESRPAGQLGTSISPSQRPFGARVKAFVALTKPRIIELLLITTVPVMFLAQQGVPDLKLVFLTCLGGYLSAGGANALNMYIDRDIDALMERTSQRPLVTGMVSPRECLAFGIALAVISTLLFGLTVNWLSAWLSLGALLFYVVVYTMILKRRTSQNIVWGGIAGCLPVLIGWSAVTNSMSWAPVILFLVMFFWTPPHYWPLSMKVKDDYARVGVPMLPVIASNKVVAKQIVIYSWVMVAVSLLLTPLGYTGWFYTAVALLAGGFWLWEAHGLQNRANAEVAGAKLKEMRLFHWSITYVSILFVAVAVDPFLR, encoded by the coding sequence GTGTGCGTGACGGCCGTCGAATCCCGTCCAGCGGGGCAACTCGGGACGAGCATCAGCCCGAGCCAACGGCCGTTCGGGGCCCGGGTCAAGGCATTCGTGGCGCTGACCAAGCCGCGGATCATCGAACTGCTGCTGATCACCACGGTTCCGGTCATGTTCCTCGCGCAGCAGGGTGTGCCCGACCTGAAGCTGGTGTTCCTCACCTGCCTCGGCGGCTACCTCTCCGCGGGCGGCGCCAACGCGCTGAACATGTACATCGACCGTGACATCGACGCGCTCATGGAGCGCACGTCGCAGCGTCCACTGGTCACCGGAATGGTCAGCCCCCGGGAGTGTCTCGCCTTCGGCATCGCCCTCGCGGTCATCTCCACGCTGCTGTTCGGGCTGACCGTCAACTGGCTGTCCGCCTGGCTCTCGCTCGGTGCGCTCCTCTTCTACGTGGTCGTCTACACGATGATCCTGAAGCGCCGCACCTCGCAGAACATCGTCTGGGGCGGCATCGCCGGCTGCCTGCCGGTCCTCATCGGCTGGTCCGCGGTCACGAACTCGATGTCGTGGGCCCCGGTCATCCTCTTCCTCGTCATGTTCTTCTGGACGCCGCCGCACTACTGGCCGCTCTCCATGAAGGTCAAGGACGACTACGCGCGCGTCGGCGTGCCGATGCTGCCGGTCATCGCCTCCAACAAGGTGGTCGCGAAGCAGATCGTCATCTACAGCTGGGTGATGGTCGCCGTCTCCCTGCTCCTGACGCCGCTCGGCTACACCGGCTGGTTCTACACGGCGGTCGCCCTGCTGGCCGGCGGGTTCTGGCTGTGGGAGGCGCACGGGCTGCAGAACCGCGCCAACGCCGAGGTGGCGGGCGCGAAGCTCAAGGAGATGCGGCTGTTCCACTGGTCGATCACCTACGTCTCGATCCTCTTCGTGGCGGTCGCGGTGGACCCCTTCCTGCGCTGA
- a CDS encoding amidohydrolase family protein, giving the protein MIDTPSLVDQYCHGVLRTELGLGTFEAHLGRGDRPPAPGTTFFDTQTGFAVRRWCPPLLGLEPHCPPARYLARRRELGVLESGRRLLRGSGITTYLVDTGLPGDLTGPHEMASAGDADAHEIVRLELLAEQVADTSGTVESFLANLAESVHGAAANAVAFTSVAGVRHALALAPQPPGPGEVRGAAARWLAARRVGGPLTDPVLLRHLLWIAVASGRPLQLHAGLGEPGLRLDRTDPVLLTDFARATAGLGTDLILLHGYPYHRHAAHLAGIFPHVYADLGPALARTGARAAAVLAEILELAPFGKLLFSSGAHGLPELHVVGARLFREALGQVLGGWVAEGAWSLADAQRVAGMIGSVTAHRVYGLSGTGAARSG; this is encoded by the coding sequence ATGATCGATACGCCATCCCTCGTGGACCAGTACTGCCACGGGGTACTGCGCACGGAACTCGGCCTCGGCACGTTCGAGGCCCATCTCGGCCGGGGCGACCGCCCGCCCGCCCCCGGCACGACCTTCTTCGACACCCAGACCGGCTTCGCCGTACGCCGCTGGTGTCCGCCGCTGCTCGGCCTCGAACCGCACTGCCCACCCGCCCGCTACCTCGCGCGCCGCCGCGAGCTGGGCGTCCTGGAGTCGGGCCGCAGACTGTTGCGGGGCAGCGGCATCACCACGTACCTGGTCGACACGGGACTGCCGGGCGACCTCACCGGGCCGCACGAGATGGCCTCGGCCGGCGACGCGGACGCGCACGAGATCGTCCGCCTCGAACTCCTCGCCGAGCAGGTCGCCGACACCTCGGGCACCGTCGAGTCGTTCCTCGCCAATCTCGCCGAGTCCGTGCACGGCGCCGCCGCGAACGCCGTCGCGTTCACCTCCGTGGCCGGCGTACGGCACGCCCTCGCGCTCGCGCCACAGCCGCCGGGACCCGGCGAAGTAAGGGGAGCCGCGGCGCGCTGGCTCGCCGCCCGCCGCGTCGGCGGACCCCTCACCGACCCCGTGCTCCTGCGCCACCTTCTGTGGATCGCGGTGGCCTCGGGCCGGCCGCTGCAACTCCACGCGGGCCTGGGCGAACCCGGCCTGCGCCTCGACCGCACCGACCCGGTCCTGCTCACCGACTTCGCCCGCGCCACGGCGGGACTCGGCACGGATCTGATCCTGCTGCACGGCTACCCGTACCACCGGCACGCGGCGCACCTCGCCGGAATCTTCCCGCACGTGTACGCGGACCTCGGCCCGGCGCTCGCCCGTACCGGGGCCCGTGCGGCGGCCGTGCTCGCGGAGATCCTCGAACTCGCCCCGTTCGGCAAGCTGCTGTTCTCCAGTGGGGCGCACGGCCTGCCGGAGCTGCATGTGGTGGGGGCGCGGCTGTTCCGCGAGGCGCTCGGGCAGGTGCTCGGCGGCTGGGTCGCGGAGGGCGCGTGGTCGCTCGCGGACGCGCAGCGGGTCGCCGGGATGATCGGCTCGGTGACGGCCCACCGGGTCTACGGCCTCAGCGGCACGGGCGCCGCGCGAAGCGGCTGA